The following are encoded in a window of Spodoptera frugiperda isolate SF20-4 chromosome 3, AGI-APGP_CSIRO_Sfru_2.0, whole genome shotgun sequence genomic DNA:
- the LOC118274182 gene encoding trypsin-2-like has protein sequence MCFIIVSLFIATLVLHASSRNPALRIIGGSDVAEDELPYVGRLRLHHVVKNQGIAIFTKRKHICTCSMFTPNWALTAGHCITPFLITSSIEKDGVMMKDEYYIAYGPLEKNHTSQILQWYRHPGYLGKNFPFRLVNDIGLIKTEETVLSQYGHISALDSTSLLGLEATVTGYGLMKIAEVIAAADFFEKPLQKLDVVVTKCSPSFQGVRPRMCVSRRCGQLEALCPGDSGGPLLHASGIVGVNSAAPGFACFVDIQFLELGDITPTSPFIDWISDVINRETSA, from the coding sequence atgtgttttattattgtgagtTTATTTATCGCCACTCTTGTTCTGCACGCCAGTAGCCGCAACCCTGCATTGAGGATCATTGGCGGCAGCGATGTCGCTGAAGACGAGCTCCCCTATGTTGGAAGGTTACGATTACATCATGTTGTTAAGAACCAAGGAATTGCTATCTTTACAAAACGTAAGCATATCTGCACCTGTTCTATGTTCACACCAAACTGGGCGTTGACAGCCGGTCATTGTATTACACCGTTTCTAATAACAAGTTCCATCGAAAAAGACGGAGTTATGATGAAGGACGAATATTATATAGCCTACGGTCCTCTTGAGAAAAATCATACGAGCCAAATTTTACAATGGTATAGACACCCTGGCTATTTGGGTAAAAATTTCCCATTTCGTTTGGTCAATGATATAGGTTTAATAAAAACTGAAGAAACTGTTCTGAGCCAATATGGGCATATTAGTGCATTGGATTCCACAAGCTTGCTTGGATTGGAAGCGACTGTGACTGGTTACGGGCTAATGAAGATAGCGGAAGTGATCGCTGCCGCGGATTTTTTCGAGAAACCTTTACAAAAGCTAGATGTTGTTGTCACTAAATGCAGTCCAAGTTTTCAAGGTGTACGTCCAAGAATGTGTGTGTCGCGGCGTTGTGGCCAGTTGGAAGCATTGTGTCCGGGAGACTCAGGCGGACCACTCCTGCATGCCTCAGGCATTGTTGGTGTTAATAGCGCTGCACCAGGCTTTGCATGTTTCGTTGACATACAGTTTCTGGAACTCGGCGACATAACACCCACCAGTCCTTTTATTGATTGGATAAGTGATGTAATAAATAGAGAAACCAGTGCTTAG